One stretch of Halichoerus grypus chromosome 10, mHalGry1.hap1.1, whole genome shotgun sequence DNA includes these proteins:
- the SIX3 gene encoding homeobox protein SIX3: MVFRSPLDLYSSHFLLPNFAEPHHRSLLLASSGGGNGAGGGGGGGNCAGGGGAGGAGGGGGGGGGGGGSRAPPEELSMFQLPTLNFSPEQVASVCETLEETGDIERLGRFLWSLPVAPGACEAINKHESILRARAVVAFHTGNFRDLYHILENHKFTKESHGKLQAMWLEAHYQEAEKLRGRPLGPVDKYRVRKKFPLPRTIWDGEQKTHCFKERTRSLLREWYLQDPYPNPSKKRELAQATGLTPTQVGNWFKNRRQRDRAAAAKNRLQHQAIGPSGMRSLAEPGCPTHGSAESPSTAASPTTSVSSLTERADTGTSILSVTSSDSECDV; this comes from the exons ATGGTATTCCGCTCCCCCCTAGACCTCTATTCCTCCCACTTCTTGTTGCCAAACTTCGCCGAGCCTCATCACCGCTCCCTACTTCTGGCGAGTAGCGGCGGCGGGaacggcgcgggcggcggcggcggcggcgggaacTGTGCGGGAGGCGGCGGTGCTGGCGgagcaggcggcggcggcggcggcggcggcggcggcggcggctccagGGCCCCCCCGGAAGAGTTGTCCATGTTCCAGCTGCCCACCCTCAACTTCTCGCCGGAGCAGGTGGCCAGCGTCTGCGAGACGCTGGAGGAGACGGGCGACATCGAGCGGCTGGGCCGCTTCCTCTGGTCGCTGCCCGTGGCCCCCGGGGCGTGCGAGGCCATCAACAAGCACGAGTCGATCCTGCGAGCGCGCGCCGTGGTCGCCTTCCACACGGGCAACTTCCGCGACCTCTACCACATCCTGGAGAACCACAAGTTCACCAAGGAGTCTCACGGCAAGCTGCAGGCCATGTGGCTCGAGGCGCACTACCAGGAGGCCGAGAAGCTGCGCGGCCGCCCGCTCGGCCCGGTGGACAAGTACCGCGTGCGCAAGAAGTTCCCGCTGCCGCGCACCATCTGGGACGGCGAGCAGAAGACGCATTGCTTCAAGGAGCGGACTCGGAGCCTGCTGCGGGAGTGGTACCTGCAGGACCCCTACCCCAACCCCAGCAAGAAACGCGAACTGGCGCAGGCCACCGGCCTCACTCCCACACAAGTAGGCAACTGGTTTAAGAACCGGAGGCAGCGCGACCGCGCCGCGGCGGCCAAGAACAG GCTTCAACACCAGGCCATCGGACCGAGCGGCATGCGTTCGCTGGCCGAGCCCGGCTGCCCCACGCACGGCTCGGCAGAGTCGCCGTCCACGGCGGCCAGCCCCACCACCAGCGTGTCCAGCCTGACGGAGCGCGCGGACACCGGCACCTCCATCCTCTCGGTAACCTCCAGCGACTCGGAATGTGATGTATGA